A genomic window from Luteolibacter sp. LG18 includes:
- a CDS encoding ankyrin repeat domain-containing protein, with protein sequence MKKAHGALTSLAPLVLCGCLVVSCESPQKRALRQLSERGVEPSGKALLEAMKTGDSGEARLLVEAGVHTGHRDEEGRTPLQLAILRHDVATALLLLGAGTGDLDVADVHGVTALGYALVAQETAIADRLLDAGAKTDGVMPDGEELLPWAIREGRLAFVRHAMEKGTDPHATDSKGNPLVQVAMANGRREVLAVLLERGADGASLDAKGKSLLHQALEREWFDLVPRLLKAGADPNLADPQGCTPVEFAIRKQDGELLKTLFASGGDAGLRNPAGDSPVNLVMRSGWVEGRGLLAKAGADFNRPDAAGKTPMAYAMETRDCDLAAELIGYGAKPVEGGWNRWLSRALAMGDVPMVRRLLTMGVKADRPDPFRRLPVETAALYGRGSLVRVLLDAGAPAGDSLYLSCVTGNRSMARLLLAYGVSPNPSRAPWLDTPLGAAIRSGDDRLAILLLQRGAHPFLRPTEGQAPMNLAIALQRPGVVFTLLKMGANPNVPCISPARPSFLKHVKSGSMRYVLREDKNVTPLMLAAASGEITTTLHLLAAGAKKDITTRETHFWPINFASFAEDVRMMRVILGRDPWIEERVIVVSLSEQRARVYNQYGDEIYTTKVSTGKPGFATKTGEFAITDKNRQWKSTLYHAEMPFFQRLSGADFGMHEGVVPGYPASHGCIRVPSGNAQKLFSMTQTGDRVKIVP encoded by the coding sequence GTGAAAAAGGCGCACGGTGCCCTGACCTCCCTTGCTCCGCTGGTTCTCTGCGGATGCCTCGTCGTATCCTGTGAGTCCCCGCAGAAACGGGCCCTCCGCCAGTTGTCCGAGCGCGGCGTCGAGCCGAGCGGCAAGGCGCTGCTGGAGGCCATGAAAACCGGGGATTCCGGTGAGGCCCGCCTGTTGGTGGAGGCCGGAGTCCACACCGGCCATCGCGATGAGGAGGGGCGCACGCCGCTGCAACTCGCGATTCTCCGTCATGACGTCGCCACCGCCCTGCTCCTGCTGGGGGCAGGCACCGGCGATCTTGATGTGGCCGATGTCCACGGCGTCACCGCCCTCGGTTACGCGCTGGTTGCGCAGGAAACCGCCATCGCCGACCGCCTGCTGGACGCGGGCGCGAAGACCGATGGCGTGATGCCGGATGGCGAGGAACTGTTGCCGTGGGCGATCCGCGAGGGCCGCCTGGCCTTTGTCCGCCACGCCATGGAAAAGGGCACCGACCCCCATGCCACCGACAGCAAGGGCAATCCGCTGGTGCAGGTGGCGATGGCGAACGGCCGCCGCGAGGTGCTGGCCGTGCTGCTGGAACGCGGGGCCGATGGCGCGTCCCTCGATGCCAAGGGGAAAAGTTTGCTCCACCAGGCGCTGGAGCGGGAATGGTTCGATCTGGTGCCGCGCCTGCTCAAGGCCGGGGCGGATCCCAATCTCGCCGATCCCCAGGGTTGCACGCCGGTGGAATTCGCCATCCGGAAGCAGGACGGGGAGTTGCTCAAGACCCTTTTCGCCTCAGGCGGGGATGCGGGACTTCGCAATCCCGCCGGGGATTCCCCCGTCAATCTGGTGATGCGGTCGGGTTGGGTCGAAGGCCGCGGTTTGCTGGCCAAGGCCGGAGCTGATTTCAACCGCCCGGATGCCGCGGGCAAGACCCCGATGGCCTATGCCATGGAGACGCGTGATTGCGATCTCGCCGCGGAACTCATCGGCTACGGCGCGAAACCGGTCGAAGGTGGCTGGAACCGCTGGTTGTCCCGCGCCTTGGCGATGGGCGATGTTCCGATGGTGCGCCGCCTTCTGACCATGGGGGTGAAGGCGGACCGGCCCGATCCATTCCGCCGCCTGCCGGTCGAGACCGCCGCGCTTTACGGCCGGGGGTCGCTGGTGCGGGTCCTTCTCGATGCGGGTGCTCCCGCCGGGGATTCGCTGTATCTTTCCTGTGTCACTGGCAACCGCAGCATGGCCCGCCTGCTGCTCGCCTATGGCGTGTCTCCGAATCCGTCCCGTGCGCCGTGGCTGGATACTCCGCTGGGAGCGGCGATCCGTTCCGGGGACGACCGCCTCGCCATCCTCCTGCTCCAGCGCGGGGCGCATCCGTTCCTGCGTCCCACCGAAGGACAGGCGCCGATGAACCTCGCCATCGCGTTGCAGCGCCCCGGAGTGGTGTTCACGCTGCTGAAAATGGGCGCGAACCCGAACGTCCCGTGCATTTCCCCGGCCCGGCCGTCGTTCCTGAAGCATGTGAAGTCGGGCTCGATGCGCTACGTGCTGCGGGAGGACAAGAATGTGACGCCGCTGATGCTCGCCGCCGCCAGCGGGGAAATCACCACCACCCTGCATCTGCTGGCCGCGGGCGCGAAGAAGGACATCACCACCCGCGAGACCCATTTCTGGCCGATCAATTTCGCCTCGTTCGCCGAGGACGTGCGGATGATGCGCGTCATCCTCGGGCGCGATCCGTGGATCGAGGAGCGGGTGATCGTCGTCAGCCTCTCCGAGCAGCGCGCGCGGGTCTACAACCAGTACGGCGACGAGATCTACACCACCAAGGTTTCCACCGGCAAACCGGGCTTCGCCACCAAGACCGGCGAGTTCGCCATCACCGACAAGAACCGCCAGTGGAAGTCCACCCTCTACCATGCGGAGATGCCATTCTTCCAGCGCCTCAGCGGCGCGGACTTCGGCATGCACGAGGGCGTGGTCCCTGGTTATCCGGCGTCCCACGGCTGCATCCGCGTCCCGTCCGGGAATGCGCAGAAACTCTTCTCGATGACCCAAACGGGCGACCGCGTGAAGATCGTGCCGTGA